Part of the Longimicrobiales bacterium genome is shown below.
TGGACTATGTTCTGGAACTGCCCAACGATCTCCGCGCCATCGAGCGGTCGGTCGACTATCTGACGGACAAGGGGTCGGAGATCGGTTTCGACCGCGATCGTCTGCGCCTCAATTTCCGGGTCGGCCTTACCGAAGCCCTGGCCAATGCCATGCTGTACGGCAACTGCCGGGATCCGCGCAAGCGGGTGCGCGTCGAGGCACACCTCACACCCAGCGAGATCAGGGTACAGGTCACGGACGAGGGTCGCGGGTTCGACCCGGGT
Proteins encoded:
- a CDS encoding ATP-binding protein, which codes for MQLDYVLELPNDLRAIERSVDYLTDKGSEIGFDRDRLRLNFRVGLTEALANAMLYGNCRDPRKRVRVEAHLTPSEIRVQVTDEGRGFDPGAVRDPTLPANRVRPGGRGIFLIRQLMDQVEFNERGNSITMILQSRAE